One genomic window of Prochlorococcus sp. MIT 0801 includes the following:
- a CDS encoding type II secretion system protein gives MNLIQTINKKPPHLISSEEGFSIIELTFVVLILGILGSLGIGNITKWTKLAKIDEAMTIMNNSLIECLASTRSGTDPETVSPPSSVIDNNRLSPTGYKVKTDKDKCSEFYITPISSDEKILFEMGYEITSNNQVTKISDPADNQASLNRCKRWGGPNCGPSQLQKDKWAYQKEYDKKSKKCETDFSNFRLGPPKGSGLRNRWDVSIDTQGCTLATCSTEYCSVETWLYKGDIVSNEDEYKQKQEEDLGKECSAAILAQKATEFSGAMSSSQLNSCVRAGQPEVTYYFCLGDKKNDEDDMNACISANEAKIIQQQEDECSFNRNEARLANPKAHDGKYGPHPGPGTCGETFWMCDEIQYTTESEYNNSNCANTGGGNGGGGNGGGGNGGGGNNCAGDCPTHAQCLAKSDGPKFLINMWCKQGSGLSNDPLCHGSGYRSCMGF, from the coding sequence ATGAATTTAATACAAACTATTAATAAGAAACCCCCTCATCTGATTAGTTCAGAAGAGGGGTTTTCTATAATAGAATTAACTTTTGTAGTACTAATACTTGGAATTTTAGGTTCATTAGGTATAGGAAATATTACAAAATGGACAAAACTCGCAAAGATTGATGAGGCAATGACAATTATGAATAATTCTCTTATCGAATGTCTTGCTTCAACAAGAAGTGGAACTGACCCAGAGACAGTTAGTCCTCCCTCATCTGTAATAGATAACAATCGACTTTCACCAACAGGATATAAAGTTAAAACTGATAAAGATAAATGTTCAGAATTTTATATAACACCTATAAGTTCTGATGAAAAAATTCTGTTTGAAATGGGATATGAAATTACTTCCAATAATCAAGTTACAAAAATATCTGACCCAGCAGATAATCAAGCTAGCCTTAATAGATGTAAAAGATGGGGTGGTCCTAATTGTGGACCAAGTCAACTTCAAAAAGATAAGTGGGCGTATCAAAAAGAGTATGATAAAAAATCTAAAAAATGTGAAACGGACTTTAGTAATTTTAGATTAGGTCCTCCTAAAGGTTCAGGATTAAGAAATAGATGGGATGTAAGTATTGATACACAAGGATGTACTCTTGCCACATGCTCTACTGAATATTGCTCAGTTGAGACTTGGTTATACAAAGGAGATATTGTTTCTAATGAAGATGAATATAAACAAAAACAGGAAGAAGATTTAGGCAAGGAATGTAGTGCTGCAATCCTTGCACAGAAAGCCACTGAATTTTCTGGAGCAATGTCAAGTAGTCAGTTAAATAGTTGTGTCAGAGCAGGTCAACCCGAGGTAACATATTATTTTTGTTTAGGCGATAAAAAAAATGATGAAGATGACATGAATGCATGTATTAGTGCTAATGAAGCCAAAATAATTCAACAACAAGAAGATGAATGTTCCTTCAATAGAAATGAAGCAAGATTGGCCAACCCAAAAGCTCATGATGGGAAATATGGTCCTCATCCAGGTCCAGGCACTTGTGGAGAAACCTTCTGGATGTGCGATGAAATTCAATACACCACCGAAAGTGAATACAATAATTCTAATTGTGCTAATACTGGTGGAGGCAATGGTGGTGGAGGCAATGGTGGTGGAGGCAATGGTGGGGGAGGCAATAATTGTGCAGGCGATTGTCCGACGCATGCTCAATGTTTAGCTAAATCAGATGGACCGAAATTTCTTATTAATATGTGGTGTAAACAAGGTAGTGGTTTATCAAATGATCCACTCTGTCATGGAAGCGGGTATAGGTCCTGTATGGGCTTTTAA
- a CDS encoding prepilin-type N-terminal cleavage/methylation domain-containing protein, which yields MNLLQNYLSSSKVKKVLSLKPGQKGFSLIELVVVVAVLAVLSAIAIPQFTKIASKARAAAAATTLATTVKECAANMADQGSGTYIPSISLDGYRDGTKNGAGWYQTVFNNQGQGTLTRSTSVTPLTCTSSGLMEIRSENTAEYPSFVYNLGTGAKTCTASGDAVERGCRNSVW from the coding sequence ATGAATTTGTTGCAAAATTACCTTTCTAGCTCAAAAGTTAAAAAGGTTTTATCTTTGAAACCAGGTCAAAAAGGTTTTTCTCTAATTGAACTTGTTGTTGTTGTTGCTGTATTAGCTGTTTTGTCGGCTATTGCAATTCCACAGTTTACTAAAATTGCTAGTAAAGCAAGAGCTGCTGCTGCTGCTACTACTCTTGCTACAACTGTTAAAGAATGTGCAGCAAATATGGCTGACCAAGGTTCAGGAACTTACATTCCTTCGATAAGTTTGGATGGATATAGAGACGGTACCAAAAATGGAGCTGGTTGGTATCAAACTGTTTTCAACAATCAAGGCCAAGGAACTCTGACAAGATCAACATCTGTAACACCACTAACTTGTACTAGTTCTGGTTTAATGGAAATTCGTTCAGAGAATACTGCTGAATATCCAAGCTTTGTATACAACCTTGGCACTGGGGCTAAAACATGTACTGCTAGTGGTGATGCTGTGGAAAGAGGATGTAGAAATTCAGTTTGGTAG
- a CDS encoding A24 family peptidase: MHGLFVLILGACVGSFLNVVILRLPKLEPYILKRSYCPKCGEKLSFFDLFPILSWLFLRFKCRYCNLSIPFRYPLIEIITSFLFLLCFYDRNFYNNLSYELFLLVSSWILVSYLIVLTVIDIDEMILPDSLTFSGSIIGFLLILITKFFYFDYNSVKLEDHFFAYIFSIIGFFIFSKVVFVAFNKPAFGGGDIKLFAMCGAWLGTIGLELTIVLSFLISAVYSVIALCLNLIRRGDYIPFGPFICVSTFLVWILGDEFWIKSLGNILWWKYL, encoded by the coding sequence ATGCATGGATTATTTGTATTAATTCTTGGAGCTTGTGTAGGAAGTTTTTTAAATGTTGTTATATTACGGCTCCCGAAATTAGAGCCTTATATTCTTAAAAGAAGTTATTGCCCTAAATGTGGAGAAAAACTTAGTTTTTTTGATTTATTTCCTATCCTTAGTTGGTTGTTTTTAAGATTTAAATGCCGATATTGCAACTTGTCTATTCCTTTTCGATATCCTTTGATTGAAATAATTACATCTTTTTTATTTCTATTATGCTTTTATGATCGAAATTTTTATAACAATCTTTCCTATGAATTATTTTTACTGGTTTCTAGCTGGATTCTAGTTTCTTACTTAATTGTTCTTACGGTAATTGATATTGATGAGATGATTCTTCCTGACTCATTAACTTTTTCTGGATCAATAATTGGTTTTTTACTAATTCTCATTACAAAGTTTTTCTATTTTGATTACAACAGTGTCAAACTAGAAGATCATTTTTTTGCCTATATTTTTTCAATAATTGGATTTTTTATTTTTAGTAAGGTAGTTTTCGTTGCCTTCAATAAACCTGCATTTGGAGGTGGTGATATTAAACTATTTGCAATGTGTGGAGCATGGCTTGGAACAATTGGTTTAGAATTAACTATTGTTTTATCATTTTTAATTAGTGCAGTTTATTCAGTAATAGCATTATGTTTAAATTTAATTAGAAGAGGAGATTATATTCCCTTTGGACCATTTATATGTGTTTCAACTTTTTTAGTATGGATTCTTGGTGACGAATTCTGGATTAAATCACTTGGAAATATTTTATGGTGGAAATATCTTTGA
- a CDS encoding chlorophyll a/b-binding protein, whose product MNKETNYWKTAEQMNGRLAMMGFFAAVINYGITGWIIPGIV is encoded by the coding sequence ATGAACAAAGAAACTAACTACTGGAAAACAGCCGAGCAAATGAATGGCCGCCTTGCGATGATGGGCTTCTTTGCAGCTGTGATTAACTACGGAATAACAGGCTGGATCATTCCAGGAATTGTATAG
- a CDS encoding high light inducible protein, with product MKKQTTETPRVEEGKVIAERLNGYAAFVGCWALIGAYLTTGQIIPGVV from the coding sequence ATGAAAAAACAAACGACTGAAACTCCAAGAGTAGAAGAAGGCAAAGTAATTGCTGAAAGACTCAATGGTTACGCAGCATTTGTTGGATGCTGGGCACTCATCGGTGCATATCTAACAACAGGTCAAATCATTCCAGGTGTTGTGTAA
- a CDS encoding high light inducible protein codes for MQPSNKTILERSIGRPAMMAFVLLTGIYLTTGQLIPGVV; via the coding sequence ATGCAACCATCTAACAAAACAATCCTAGAAAGAAGCATCGGCAGACCAGCCATGATGGCATTCGTTCTACTAACAGGTATCTACCTAACAACCGGTCAACTTATCCCAGGTGTTGTTTAA
- a CDS encoding high light inducible protein yields the protein MTSSSSSQVITEYGKQNIFGRETQPQLVEDYTSYPEEAEKTNGRWAMIGMVSLLVSYFTTGQIIPGIF from the coding sequence ATGACAAGTTCATCTTCTTCTCAGGTAATCACTGAGTACGGCAAGCAAAACATCTTTGGCCGTGAAACACAGCCACAGCTTGTAGAGGACTACACCAGCTATCCAGAAGAAGCAGAAAAGACAAATGGCCGTTGGGCAATGATCGGAATGGTCAGTCTTTTGGTTTCATACTTCACAACAGGTCAAATCATTCCTGGAATTTTCTAA
- the psbA gene encoding photosystem II q(b) protein — MTTIQQQRSSLLKGWPQFCEWVTSTNNRIYVGWFGVLMIPCLLAATTCFIVAFIAAPPVDIDGIREPVAGSFMYGNNIISGAVVPSSNAIGLHFYPIWEAATLDEWLYNGGPYQLVIFHFLIGISAYMGRQWELSYRLGMRPWICVAYSAPVSAAFAVFLVYPFGQGSFSDGMPLGISGTFNFMFVFQAEHNILMHPFHMAGVAGMFGGALFSAMHGSLVTSSLIRETTGLDSQNYGYKFGQEEETYNIVAAHGYFGRLIFQYASFNNSRSLHFFLASWPVICVWLTSMGICTMAFNLNGFNFNQSVVDTSGKVVPTWGDVLNRANLGMEVMHERNAHNFPLDLAAAESTSVALVAPAIG, encoded by the coding sequence ATGACCACTATTCAGCAGCAGCGTTCTTCGTTGCTCAAAGGTTGGCCACAATTCTGCGAGTGGGTTACTTCCACCAACAACCGTATCTATGTCGGTTGGTTCGGTGTATTGATGATCCCTTGCCTTCTTGCGGCAACAACTTGTTTCATCGTTGCATTTATCGCTGCTCCTCCAGTTGATATCGACGGTATCCGTGAGCCAGTAGCTGGTTCATTCATGTATGGAAACAACATCATTTCTGGTGCTGTTGTTCCTTCAAGTAACGCTATCGGCCTTCACTTCTACCCAATCTGGGAAGCAGCAACTCTTGATGAGTGGCTATATAACGGCGGCCCTTACCAGCTTGTAATCTTCCACTTCCTTATTGGTATCTCTGCATACATGGGACGTCAGTGGGAGCTTTCATACCGTTTAGGTATGCGCCCATGGATCTGTGTTGCTTACTCAGCACCTGTATCAGCAGCTTTCGCTGTATTCCTTGTTTACCCATTCGGTCAGGGTTCATTCTCTGATGGTATGCCTCTAGGAATCTCTGGAACATTCAACTTCATGTTCGTTTTCCAGGCTGAGCACAACATCTTGATGCACCCATTCCATATGGCTGGTGTAGCAGGTATGTTCGGTGGTGCTTTGTTCTCTGCAATGCACGGTTCTTTGGTTACTTCATCACTTATCCGTGAGACCACAGGACTTGATTCACAGAACTACGGTTACAAGTTTGGACAAGAAGAAGAGACATACAACATCGTTGCAGCTCATGGCTACTTCGGTCGTTTGATCTTCCAATATGCAAGCTTCAACAACAGCCGTAGCCTTCACTTCTTCTTGGCTTCATGGCCAGTGATTTGTGTTTGGTTGACATCTATGGGCATCTGCACCATGGCGTTCAACTTGAACGGTTTCAACTTCAACCAGTCTGTAGTTGATACTTCAGGCAAGGTTGTACCAACCTGGGGTGACGTACTTAACCGTGCAAACCTTGGTATGGAAGTAATGCACGAGCGTAATGCTCACAACTTCCCACTTGACCTAGCAGCTGCTGAGTCTACTTCTGTAGCTCTTGTTGCACCTGCAATCGGTTAA
- a CDS encoding DNA-formamidopyrimidine glycosylase family protein: MPEGPEIRRAADRISKVLIGKEIIESNFYYEGIKEKEGKVKNKNIKEITTRGKAMIIRFIND; the protein is encoded by the coding sequence ATGCCCGAAGGACCAGAGATAAGACGCGCAGCAGATAGGATTAGTAAAGTTTTAATTGGCAAAGAAATTATTGAAAGTAATTTTTACTATGAAGGGATAAAAGAGAAAGAGGGGAAAGTCAAAAACAAAAATATCAAAGAGATAACAACTAGAGGAAAGGCAATGATTATTCGTTTCATAAATGATTAG
- a CDS encoding PAP/fibrillin family protein yields the protein MTQTGWLDTTVLTDKLRVCRGYKGTTFALLKRKNFLVADFFKPINN from the coding sequence ATGACTCAAACGGGTTGGCTAGATACAACCGTATTGACTGATAAATTGCGAGTATGTAGAGGTTATAAGGGGACAACATTTGCTTTACTAAAAAGGAAGAATTTTTTGGTAGCCGATTTTTTTAAGCCAATCAATAATTAA
- a CDS encoding PAP/fibrillin family protein — MIKLSEQDSSPDIIKQLGHLRGVWELRWSNSKSPVLNYSPFLHNLQILDLEKGRGLNFLSLKGFLGKALSTNILAKLDIIDQKRINVTFEKAGIIGPQLFGKNIVFLSEIKNDSNGLARYNRID; from the coding sequence TTGATTAAACTATCTGAACAGGATTCTTCTCCAGACATAATTAAGCAATTGGGCCATCTTAGAGGCGTATGGGAATTGAGATGGAGTAATTCAAAATCTCCTGTTCTAAATTATTCACCGTTTTTACATAATCTTCAAATATTAGATTTAGAGAAAGGCAGAGGACTTAACTTCCTGAGTCTTAAGGGATTTCTTGGAAAAGCCTTATCGACGAATATTTTGGCAAAGTTGGATATTATTGATCAAAAACGAATAAACGTAACCTTTGAAAAAGCAGGGATAATAGGCCCTCAGTTGTTTGGAAAAAACATTGTCTTTTTATCAGAAATTAAAAATGACTCAAACGGGTTGGCTAGATACAACCGTATTGACTGA
- a CDS encoding DUF2839 domain-containing protein gives MGEAKRRKELGLPPREKPVELKLPVLDKENIQKKVRSFLYKNPIVPFVFYGLVLGAFGWGLYNLVKGYQLIKS, from the coding sequence ATGGGAGAAGCTAAAAGAAGAAAAGAACTGGGACTCCCTCCAAGAGAAAAACCAGTTGAGTTAAAGTTGCCTGTACTTGATAAAGAAAATATTCAAAAAAAAGTTAGGTCTTTTTTGTATAAAAATCCAATAGTTCCATTTGTTTTTTATGGCCTTGTCCTTGGAGCTTTTGGATGGGGGCTATATAACCTCGTGAAAGGCTATCAATTAATTAAGTCATAG
- a CDS encoding DUF4214 domain-containing protein has translation MFRLYNASFKRLPNADGMAYWFNQFSSRANSIRVVASSFLGSAEFVE, from the coding sequence ATGTTTCGTTTGTATAACGCTTCATTTAAACGCTTACCTAATGCTGATGGAATGGCATATTGGTTTAATCAGTTTAGCTCTAGAGCAAACTCCATCAGAGTCGTTGCATCATCATTTCTAGGTTCAGCTGAATTTGTTGAGTGA
- a CDS encoding cupin domain-containing protein, with protein MRRILLLALTAGISIPIVACSPKKQTSLEPVVVETLISATESWNGDSFRYPRGKAEMKLEKITAQPGFKTSLHLHPQPGIIYVQKGSIYCETSDGQSLTLGAGESFASSQDTPHYCQNNGDEEMVVFSASAGAKGKKTTVPTE; from the coding sequence ATGCGACGCATTTTACTTCTTGCACTAACAGCAGGAATTTCTATCCCAATAGTTGCCTGTAGTCCAAAGAAGCAAACATCCCTTGAACCAGTAGTAGTAGAAACTCTTATCAGTGCAACTGAATCGTGGAATGGAGATTCTTTTAGGTACCCAAGAGGGAAAGCAGAAATGAAACTTGAAAAAATAACTGCTCAACCTGGTTTTAAAACATCTCTTCATTTACATCCACAGCCTGGGATTATTTATGTACAGAAAGGAAGCATTTATTGTGAAACTAGTGACGGACAATCACTGACATTAGGAGCTGGTGAAAGCTTCGCTTCATCCCAAGATACTCCTCATTATTGTCAAAACAATGGTGATGAAGAGATGGTGGTTTTTAGCGCCTCAGCGGGAGCTAAAGGTAAAAAGACCACTGTCCCGACTGAATAA